GCGTTGATGCTTCTGGAATTGCAGGCTGAACTTGAGGAGTTCGCTCACCAAGTTGACCTTCAACCAGATGTTGTGCCGTCCTCTGTTGAGCGGAGCCTGAGTTCTCAGGCTCCGCGGTAATCGGGGTCGAGGGGAAGTCCCTTCAGGCCCAAAGCGATTTGCCGAGCTGCGAGGAGCCCTGGATAGAGAAGGTTGGCTCGCCTCGTATCGCTGAACACGCCATGAAGCACCCGCAGGAGAGGGTCGCTCGGCGTGAGGTTCCTGCAGAGCATGGTGATGGCTTCGCTGCCATGCCAGATCTGCTCACCGTCCATCAGCACAGCGCCGTTGCTGATGTTGTATCCGCGCTTCCTGAGCATGGCTCTGAGTTCATGATCGCTGCGGCCGTCGCGGATCATGAGGTCGGGAACACCTCCGAGCAGCTCGCTGCGTAGGGCAAAATGCCGACAGAACGGACATCCGCCGTCGTAAACGAGGGTGTAAGCCATACCAATCATTCTGACGTGCTTCGTGAGCTTTCAGCCGCTGCTCATCAAATTTTCAGTGCCGTTTTTTCAAGGTGGATCGAGGCTCAAGCCATGGGGGACGATCACTCCCCTGCATTCTTCGGGAGCTTCCCATGACTGACTACGAAGTTCACCTACGCCGCTACGGCGGAACCATGCACGGCCCGATGATCATCAGGCTGGAAGCGGAGGACCCCATGCAGGCCCAGCGCGCAGCCCGCGATCTCTGCCCCGGTGCGGTGGTCACTCGTGTTGAGCCGACCTTTTCAATCCGCTGAACGGCCTATTTCACCCTGAACGGTAGGTTGAGCTGATTACAACGATCGGATCGCTCGTCCCTGGAATGGCAGACAAGGAACTCCTCAGAGAAGTGGCGCTTGAGCTCTGGAGCTCGGTGAAAAAGCTGCGCCCGGGTCTGCCACGGGAATCACGACTGGAGCTCACCCTCAAAGCTCTGATGGTGATTGGAGATCTGAGCGATCAGATTCAGGCCGCGGTGGTGGTGGGGCTGATTGCCGAGCAGGAGCCCCCTGATAGTGAGCCCGAGGGACAGGATGTCACCCTTAGTGAAGAGGGCTCCGCCAGCAATGCGGGTTCTGAAGTTGAGCAGACCCCTGACGGGCGCAGGGTTGTGCGACGTCGATCGAGGTCTGGGAGCTGAGCCCTTCAGATCGTTAGGGCATCGAAGCCAGTACGGCTTCGCCCCGACGGTTGATCTCTTGGGCGAATTCGGTCCATAGGCCCTGACCCCAGTAGCGGAAGCAACTGGTTTCCAGCAGCAACACATGCAATAGGGCCTGTTGATAGGCAGCGCTGGCGGTCGCCGATGGATCGGCTGCAACAGTCGCGTCGAAACGCTGATGAAAGCGTGCGCTCAAGGCCTGCATCGGGTCCAGCACATTGCTGTAGCCATCCACCCAGCTGAGGTTGCTGGTCCAGGACGCTCCTTCCATCGAAAACCCGTCCTCAAGGGATGTGAGCTTGGCAATCGCTGAGGTGATTGCTTCAGGGTGAACGGCATCACCTACCTCCTGCCACAGCCTGTGCTGATGCAGGGCCTGAATTCGCGGAAAGTGCTTGTCTTCGACGCCGATGGCATCGAGATGCGCCAAATACTCCGATCCATTGAGCGCTGTGACGTTGCCTTCCCCATCTCGGACCCGGCGGCTGGCCTGACGGAACGCTTCAGGAAACTCATTCATCATCACGCCGCCGTTCTCCCCATCGGCGATCTGGCTCACCAGTGATGGCACTGTCTTGCCATTGAGATGCTGCGATCCCATCCCCATGGCTTCGTAACACGGCTGCATCTGACCTACCAACTTGGTGTCGGATCCCTGGGTCTTGATCAGCACTGTGATGCTGAGCTCCTCGCCTCGGGAGTTTCTGGCAATGAGCTGATTGGGCAGGTAGCGCTGGGCATGATCGAGGGGGGCGCCGTTGCACTGCTCCACGCTGTGCTCCTGCACCAACATCCAGCGATAACCGGATTCCTTCAGAGCCTTCACCAGAGCAAACAGGGTGTCGGGGTGATTGGGTAGGTGCATTTCCGGAAGGGAGAACCCCTGCACCCGCTGTAAAGCCTCGTCGCCAAAGAGATTGGCGAATTGGTGGTGCCAGGCGCTGATCTGCAAGGCCAGATCCGGAATCGGGGTGGAGGGTGCAACGGCATGGCTCCAGAACGTGCCGAGCCACTCCACATGCCCCTGCATCTGTTGATCACAGGCGAGATGGCGCAGGGCCTCCGTGATGTCATCACGGCCCATCTGCTCCACCCCCCAGAGCAGATTGCCGGAATAATCGAGCATGATTTTGGGATTGCAGCCCTCGTTGATCAGTTCGGGGATCAGCTCTGCCATGCGCCGGTAGCACTGCGCAAACGGCTCGGCGTTGTGGTTGTCCCCCTCTCCTGGTCGATCGAACATGTATTGAAGGTGGGAGATCAGAGCGCCATCCATGCCTGCCGGCACTGTGGGTTGATGCATGTGCAGAGCGCAGGCGAAGGCTGCTTGTTGGCCTTCGAGAGTGCTGTTGCTCTTTGAAATCCATGGATTGGAGCGATTCAGCCTGAGGGACTGGATGGTCTGCTCCCGCCCGGCGATTGGTGGCAACTGGTCAGAGTTCATGGCGCTTGGCTGCAGGGTGCTGATCTGGGCTGGTCAGGCTGCGGTTGGACTCACCCTTGATGATGGCCAAGAAGAATCACCCAAGCCCGCTGGTTGCGCCCTCATGCCACTTCTGGTGCCCAGCCGACTTGACGATGCCAGCTGGGAGCCCACTGCAGGCAGTGGTGGGTGAGGTGCGCGCCCTGAGGCAGTTGTCGATGCTGCCGTTCGCAGGCCAGCAGCGTGCGTCCCTGCATGTCACAGCCGAAGCGGAAGTGCTGGCAAGTGATGCAAACGCTTGATCCGCGGCTGGGTCGCAGATCGTCGACACTGAGGACACTCCAGAACTCCATCACCCGTTTGCGCAGTACACCTGTACTAGCCGCGGGATTGGTTTTGGTCAAGACATCGCCAGCCATGGTCCTCTCCCCTGGAAAGGGCCCGATGCTCGTCCCATGGGATGACTCCACAGCCCGCTTGGGTTTGGACTCTGAAGTGGTGTGAATCAGGCGTTGCAGGTGCACCCGCAGGACCCATTGCCGTGGCAGGGCTCCTGATTTTGATGTCCGCTGGCGCAGGCTTCTGAGCAGAAAGCGATGCCGTCACGGAGGACGGCTTTGCTTTCGGGCACGGTGCAGACGCAATCAGGACATGCGCAGGAGCTTGTTAAAGGTGTCATCGCGTGACTCCTGAAGAATTGGATAGGTCTGTCTTACGCCTGCTGGACTGGGGGTGCAAGGGGAGATCCGAACTCCAGGATTGGCTTCTTCAGCGGCGGCTGGAGGTGAGAAAGCCTCTGATGTAGTCGAGGCCCCAGTCGAGGGTGTGCACAGGCAGCTCGTAGCAATCGTTGAACAAGCGGCGTTTGGCCTGCTCCAGCCGGGGCATGCCAATGGCTTGAAGGTTGGCGCTTGAAGCGAGAAAGAATTCTTCCCGTGCCACAGGGTCGTTGCGTTTCATGCCATTGACATACAGCGTGCGGATCTCCTGGAAGAGGTCGGCCGTTTCACCTTCGAAGCGAATGATCTCGTCGCCGAGGGGGATTTCCATGGATTTGATGCAGCGCATCGAAAAGGACATCGCTGCCCGGGTTTCCTCGGGGGAGAGGGCGTCCTCGTGGCCGTCGCGAAATTGATGCTGAATCACGCCGTTGCTGCATTCGAGCAAGCGGAGCAGTGCGAGCTTGTCGAGCTCGGCGTCGGGTAGCTGGCTGAAGAGGCTGAACCAGTTGCGTCGTTTCATTGTTCTGCGATCACCCAGGCGGTGGCTGCTCGTTGGCGCATGTACAGGTCGGCAAGCTCGCGAGCGAGGGAGCGCAACTCCTGAACATTGTCGGTGGCGTCGATCAAGCGTTTGAGCGACTCCACCTCGAATTTTTGGCTGAGGGACAGCTGCATGGAACAGCGCTTGATTGCAGTCACCTTAAAAAAAGTTCATGATCATCGGTTGTCGTGTCCGCTGCCAAAAAGAGAGGCCGTTCACGCGGTGCGCCACAGCGCCTGCCAAGATGTAACAAATTCGTTACATCGGGCTGATGACCGTTGGTGAACTTTTCCTCGAATCCCTGTCCACGGGGGTGATCACGGAAGATGAGATGCAGTGGCTCACTTCGCATCAGCACGGATTTTCCCGTACTGAAGAAGCCGCTGCGGTACGTCTCGGTCGGCTGGTGGACGAGGGCATCGTGAATCTGGGCTGCAGGGTTTCAGGCCTCCAGCTGAAGCACCGAGCGATTCGCGACCAATGGATCGAGCCTCTGGGCCGTCGTCGCGGGCAGCAACACTGAAAGAGTGAGTGTGAACTCTTTCAAAACCCATGGCGGACTTTCTCAATTGTGTTCGCGTCGTGGTGAAGCAGGGGTTTGAACAGCGCTACCTCGATGCTGTGGAGGCCTGGGTGTCTCCCAAGGGAATGCGTGAGCGCTATCTGGCGCGAACCGGTGAGCGCGCGTTCTGCTTCGTGGCTCTCTGGGACAGCGAGGATTCCCTAGTCGAGGCTCGCCCGCAGATGATTGAACATCTGAATTCAGTGAGGGATCTGCTCGAGGAGCTGTCCCCGGAACTGGGCGTCACCGATCCGGTTTCCGGCCCAGTGATTCACTGCTCGAATGGCTGAAGCGCATCACGTCTCCGGCCCATCCTCGCGTTCGCGAATCCGCTGTTCAAACTGCCTCACGTGACGGCGTCGCCTGGCGATGGGCACACCCACCGCCAGCGCCAGCACGCCAACAATGAGGAGCGTGGCGAGCAGCTGCGCCAGTGTGGCCTGGGGAAATACGCTGGACGACAGGCGATCCACGGCTTCTTCCACCGCGCTGCCGTTTTCGGTGATCAGGACCGGTGCG
The sequence above is a segment of the Synechococcus sp. PROS-7-1 genome. Coding sequences within it:
- a CDS encoding DCC1-like thiol-disulfide oxidoreductase family protein, whose product is MAYTLVYDGGCPFCRHFALRSELLGGVPDLMIRDGRSDHELRAMLRKRGYNISNGAVLMDGEQIWHGSEAITMLCRNLTPSDPLLRVLHGVFSDTRRANLLYPGLLAARQIALGLKGLPLDPDYRGA
- a CDS encoding TIGR03894 family protein; this translates as MADKELLREVALELWSSVKKLRPGLPRESRLELTLKALMVIGDLSDQIQAAVVVGLIAEQEPPDSEPEGQDVTLSEEGSASNAGSEVEQTPDGRRVVRRRSRSGS
- a CDS encoding glycosyl hydrolase family 57, with translation MNSDQLPPIAGREQTIQSLRLNRSNPWISKSNSTLEGQQAAFACALHMHQPTVPAGMDGALISHLQYMFDRPGEGDNHNAEPFAQCYRRMAELIPELINEGCNPKIMLDYSGNLLWGVEQMGRDDITEALRHLACDQQMQGHVEWLGTFWSHAVAPSTPIPDLALQISAWHHQFANLFGDEALQRVQGFSLPEMHLPNHPDTLFALVKALKESGYRWMLVQEHSVEQCNGAPLDHAQRYLPNQLIARNSRGEELSITVLIKTQGSDTKLVGQMQPCYEAMGMGSQHLNGKTVPSLVSQIADGENGGVMMNEFPEAFRQASRRVRDGEGNVTALNGSEYLAHLDAIGVEDKHFPRIQALHQHRLWQEVGDAVHPEAITSAIAKLTSLEDGFSMEGASWTSNLSWVDGYSNVLDPMQALSARFHQRFDATVAADPSATASAAYQQALLHVLLLETSCFRYWGQGLWTEFAQEINRRGEAVLASMP
- a CDS encoding conjugal transfer protein TrbI, with protein sequence MTPLTSSCACPDCVCTVPESKAVLRDGIAFCSEACASGHQNQEPCHGNGSCGCTCNA